A section of the Candidatus Zixiibacteriota bacterium genome encodes:
- a CDS encoding YdhR family protein, whose translation MAAKILQINFKFSVSKDDYRQAAASLASAFAEVEGLRWKIWTIDEAQSMAGGVYLFDDEPSLTRFLESPLADQVRSHPAFTEMSASSFDIVADATTATRGPV comes from the coding sequence ATGGCTGCAAAGATCCTGCAAATCAACTTCAAGTTCAGCGTGTCTAAAGACGACTATCGCCAGGCCGCCGCGTCGCTCGCCTCGGCTTTCGCAGAAGTCGAGGGACTGCGCTGGAAAATCTGGACTATTGACGAAGCTCAGAGCATGGCCGGGGGCGTCTACCTTTTCGACGATGAGCCTTCACTCACAAGATTTCTGGAGAGTCCCCTAGCGGATCAGGTAAGGAGCCACCCAGCCTTCACCGAGATGAGCGCCAGTTCTTTTGACATTGTCGCCGACGCCACGACCGCGACCCGAGGTCCAGTCTAG